A region of Carnobacterium gallinarum DSM 4847 DNA encodes the following proteins:
- a CDS encoding ABC transporter ATP-binding protein, protein MENISFDIQQGEFIGIMGPSGAGKTTLLNIMSTIDTPTSGNVKIGGQDITLMKDSRLSQFRRHELGFIFQEFNLMNSLTVKENILLPLALDKQEVSEIEARVARVTKILGIDAIINKYPAEISIGQKQRVSAARALITDPQLIFADEPTGALDSKSATELLQYLSGINQKEATTILMVTHDGFAASYCSRVLFIKDGLLFAEIVRNGTRKEFFQKIIDMQATIGGGVIHDLS, encoded by the coding sequence TTGGAGAATATCAGCTTTGATATTCAGCAGGGAGAATTCATTGGTATTATGGGTCCAAGCGGTGCTGGAAAAACAACCTTATTAAATATTATGTCAACGATTGATACACCCACTTCAGGAAATGTAAAAATTGGTGGTCAAGATATTACGTTGATGAAGGATAGTCGTTTAAGCCAATTTAGACGGCATGAATTAGGGTTTATTTTCCAGGAATTTAACCTAATGAACTCATTAACAGTGAAAGAAAATATTCTATTGCCCTTGGCATTAGATAAGCAAGAAGTATCAGAAATAGAAGCACGAGTTGCAAGAGTAACGAAAATTTTAGGAATTGATGCAATCATTAATAAATATCCAGCAGAGATATCAATTGGACAAAAGCAACGTGTTTCAGCAGCAAGAGCCTTGATTACAGATCCACAATTAATTTTTGCAGATGAGCCTACAGGTGCTTTAGATTCAAAATCAGCAACAGAACTTTTGCAATACCTTTCTGGAATTAATCAAAAGGAAGCGACAACAATTTTGATGGTGACCCATGATGGATTTGCTGCCAGCTATTGCAGTCGAGTACTGTTTATAAAAGATGGTCTTTTGTTTGCTGAGATTGTTAGAAATGGAACGCGAAAAGAGTTTTTTCAAAAAATAATTGATATGCAAGCAACAATTGGCGGAGGCGTGATTCATGACCTTAGCTAA
- a CDS encoding response regulator transcription factor yields the protein MFKVMIVEDDDIIRDNIADSLLKWNFDCYTTTDFANTLNDFIEEKPHLVLLDINLPIYDGFYWCQKIREISKVPILFISSRNTNMDMVMAMNMGGDDFVNKPFSIEVLIAKINALLRRTYNYADQTTDAIQHNEVILNLQDGSATVSGTHIDLSKNEYKLLHLLMKNHGKIISREKLLRGLWDDERYVDDNTLTVNINRLRKKIEQAGAVGYIETKIGQGYIIP from the coding sequence GTGTTTAAAGTGATGATTGTAGAAGATGATGATATAATTCGTGATAATATTGCGGATAGCCTACTAAAATGGAATTTTGATTGTTATACTACCACTGATTTTGCGAATACTTTAAATGATTTTATTGAAGAAAAGCCACACTTAGTGTTGTTAGATATTAATCTACCCATTTATGATGGATTTTATTGGTGTCAAAAGATTAGAGAAATTTCAAAAGTACCGATACTCTTTATTTCCAGTCGCAATACAAATATGGATATGGTAATGGCCATGAATATGGGCGGCGATGATTTTGTCAATAAACCTTTTTCAATTGAGGTTTTAATCGCAAAAATCAATGCCTTATTGCGTAGAACATACAATTATGCAGATCAAACTACCGATGCGATTCAGCATAATGAAGTTATTTTGAACTTGCAAGATGGTTCTGCTACTGTCTCAGGAACCCATATTGACCTTAGCAAAAATGAATATAAATTGTTGCACCTTTTAATGAAAAATCATGGAAAAATTATTAGTCGAGAAAAACTATTACGAGGATTATGGGATGATGAACGTTATGTGGATGATAATACCTTGACTGTAAATATTAATCGTTTACGAAAAAAAATTGAACAAGCTGGTGCTGTTGGATATATTGAAACGAAAATTGGACAAGGATACATTATTCCATAG
- a CDS encoding sensor histidine kinase translates to MNAFKFLKDQWILIVFWFFGLLILNLVLILDPNQTFTTDNLVYVSLLLTVFFLFLLTGLYIYYSRWFRVIEEKREAGEDGLLSPLDAAMNEEQKFIQGYINDLLILHQKEMNRLSKNQQDQKDFVDSWVHEIKVPLAGTKLIIESVEDDISEKKYYQLESELKKINHYVEQVLYYSRLDSFSRDYLLHEYSLERIVNNIIRNNATYFIQNQLAFELTGDDQKILTDEKWLHFILEQIISNCIKYTPKGGKISIQISKNNLGVWLAITDTGIGIPEEDQRRIFDKGFTGFNGRNDTSHHSTGLGLYLAKNLGEKLGHQLFVESTVGKGTTFKILFPFLTYFNEENQESQFLTTD, encoded by the coding sequence ATGAATGCATTTAAATTTTTAAAAGATCAATGGATTTTAATTGTTTTTTGGTTTTTCGGCTTGCTCATTCTGAATTTAGTCCTCATTTTAGACCCGAATCAAACGTTCACAACGGATAACTTAGTATATGTATCCCTACTTTTAACAGTTTTCTTTCTTTTCCTATTAACTGGACTTTATATTTATTACTCACGTTGGTTCCGAGTAATTGAAGAAAAACGTGAAGCCGGTGAAGACGGGCTGCTTTCACCACTAGATGCAGCAATGAACGAAGAACAAAAATTTATTCAAGGATATATCAATGATCTCCTTATTCTTCATCAAAAGGAAATGAATCGCTTAAGTAAAAATCAACAGGATCAAAAAGATTTTGTTGATAGTTGGGTCCATGAGATTAAAGTCCCATTAGCAGGTACAAAATTAATTATTGAATCAGTAGAAGATGATATTTCTGAAAAAAAATATTATCAATTAGAAAGTGAATTGAAGAAAATCAATCATTATGTCGAACAAGTTCTCTATTATTCAAGATTAGATAGTTTTTCAAGAGATTACTTACTTCATGAATATAGTTTAGAAAGGATTGTCAATAATATCATCCGAAATAATGCGACTTATTTTATTCAAAATCAGTTGGCTTTTGAATTAACTGGTGACGATCAAAAAATTCTCACTGATGAAAAATGGCTGCATTTTATTTTAGAACAAATCATTTCAAATTGTATAAAATATACTCCTAAGGGCGGAAAAATCTCAATCCAAATTAGCAAAAATAATCTAGGTGTTTGGCTTGCTATTACTGATACGGGGATTGGAATTCCTGAAGAAGATCAGCGTCGAATTTTTGATAAAGGATTTACTGGATTTAATGGTCGGAATGATACAAGTCATCATTCTACTGGGTTAGGACTTTATCTTGCAAAAAATCTAGGTGAAAAATTAGGTCATCAGTTATTTGTTGAATCGACTGTTGGTAAGGGAACCACATTTAAAATACTCTTTCCCTTCCTCACCTATTTTAATGAAGAAAATCAAGAAAGCCAGTTTTTAACAACGGATTAA
- the nrdG gene encoding anaerobic ribonucleoside-triphosphate reductase activating protein, translated as MRNPKPKEWQSSQVSQNKIADYKAFNFVDGEGVRCSLYVSGCLFACEGCYNKIAQSFNYGTPYTQELEDQIIADLRQPYVQGLTLLGGEPFLNTEITIGLAKRIRQEFGQTKDIWSWTGYRWDELMEETPDKLELLSLLDIVVDGRFELAKKDLTLQFRGSSNQRIIDVPQSLATNSVVLWAKAVD; from the coding sequence ATGCGTAATCCAAAGCCAAAAGAATGGCAATCTAGTCAAGTTTCTCAAAATAAAATTGCAGATTATAAGGCATTTAATTTTGTGGATGGGGAAGGTGTTCGCTGTAGTTTATATGTTAGTGGTTGTTTATTCGCTTGCGAAGGATGTTACAATAAAATTGCGCAATCTTTTAATTATGGAACGCCCTATACTCAAGAATTAGAGGATCAAATTATTGCGGACTTGCGTCAACCTTATGTTCAAGGTTTGACCTTATTAGGCGGTGAGCCGTTCTTAAATACAGAGATTACAATCGGTTTAGCCAAACGGATTCGTCAAGAATTTGGTCAAACAAAAGATATCTGGTCATGGACGGGCTATCGCTGGGATGAGCTGATGGAGGAAACGCCCGATAAGTTGGAGCTTCTTTCCTTATTGGATATCGTAGTAGATGGTCGTTTTGAATTAGCTAAAAAGGATTTAACGTTACAATTTCGCGGAAGTTCCAATCAACGAATTATTGATGTTCCTCAATCTCTAGCAACCAATTCAGTTGTATTATGGGCTAAGGCTGTCGATTAA
- the nrdD gene encoding anaerobic ribonucleoside-triphosphate reductase, with translation MDVTTSDLEVDNFDSKLLNLSVIKRDGRLVKFDDQKIYEALVKAERQVNGELTSKTQAEIQAIIDKIDQEIAERFPTDIKIYEIQNIVEHILLDEKKIELADHYINYRTKRDFDRTQSTDINFTIEKLINKDRSVVNENANKDSEVFNTQRDLTAGIVGKSMGLKMLPAHVANAHQKGDIHYHDLDYQPYSPMTNCCLIDFKGMLTEGFKIGNAEVESPKSIQTAAAQMAQIIANVASSQYGGCSADRIDETLAPFAELNYTKHLAAAKEWIDGEERQLEFAEEKTKKDIYDAMQSLEYEINTLYSSQGQTPFTSLGFGLGTSWIEREIQQAILQVRIKGIGKEHRTAIFPKLIYTLKRGLNLESTDPNYDMKQLAIECATKRMYPDVLMYDKLVELTGSFKTPMGCRSFLQGWKDENGVEVNSGRMNLGVLTLNLPRIAMEAAGNQEKFWTLLNERLEICKDGLVYRVERVKEATPSNAPILYMHGAFGERLTKDESVDELFKNRRATISLGYIGLYEVATAFYGGEWEHNQEAKQFTLDILKNLKQHTDAWSDEYDYHFSVYGTPSESLTDRFCRLDTEKFGLVKDITDKEYYTNSYHYDVRKSPTPFEKLTFEMDYPKFASGGFIHYCEYPNMRQNPKALEAVWDFAYDKIGYLGTNTPIDHCYECDFEGDFEPTERGFECPQCGNHDPKTCDVVKRTCGYLGNPQARPMVHGRHKEISSRVKHMK, from the coding sequence ATGGACGTAACAACTAGTGATTTAGAGGTAGATAATTTTGATAGTAAACTATTGAACTTGTCAGTTATTAAAAGAGATGGTCGTTTAGTGAAATTTGATGACCAAAAAATTTATGAGGCTTTAGTAAAAGCTGAAAGACAAGTAAATGGTGAGTTAACATCAAAAACGCAAGCAGAAATTCAAGCAATTATTGATAAAATTGACCAAGAAATTGCAGAGCGTTTTCCAACGGATATTAAAATTTATGAAATTCAAAATATTGTTGAACATATTCTTTTAGATGAGAAAAAAATAGAATTAGCTGATCACTATATTAATTATCGCACAAAACGTGATTTTGATCGTACTCAATCAACGGATATCAATTTTACTATTGAGAAATTAATCAATAAAGACCGTTCTGTAGTGAATGAAAATGCGAATAAAGATAGTGAAGTATTTAACACACAACGTGATTTAACAGCTGGAATTGTTGGGAAATCGATGGGACTAAAAATGTTGCCAGCACATGTTGCCAATGCCCATCAAAAAGGGGACATTCATTATCATGACTTAGACTACCAACCATACTCACCAATGACAAACTGCTGTTTAATTGACTTTAAAGGCATGTTAACTGAAGGGTTTAAAATTGGAAATGCAGAAGTTGAAAGTCCAAAATCAATCCAAACGGCAGCAGCTCAAATGGCACAAATCATAGCAAATGTGGCTTCTAGTCAATATGGTGGTTGCAGTGCAGATCGAATTGACGAAACGCTAGCTCCATTTGCTGAATTGAACTATACGAAGCATTTAGCAGCCGCTAAAGAATGGATCGATGGTGAAGAGCGTCAACTAGAGTTTGCTGAAGAAAAAACTAAAAAAGATATTTATGATGCGATGCAAAGCTTAGAATATGAGATTAATACGCTTTATTCTTCACAAGGTCAAACTCCTTTTACTTCATTAGGATTTGGGTTGGGAACTAGCTGGATTGAACGTGAGATTCAACAAGCTATTTTACAAGTCCGAATTAAAGGGATTGGTAAAGAACATCGTACCGCTATTTTTCCAAAATTAATTTATACATTAAAACGTGGATTAAATTTAGAGTCTACGGACCCTAACTATGACATGAAACAATTGGCAATTGAATGTGCAACAAAACGCATGTATCCAGATGTCCTGATGTATGACAAATTAGTAGAATTAACAGGTAGTTTTAAAACACCAATGGGCTGTCGTTCTTTCTTACAAGGTTGGAAAGATGAAAATGGCGTTGAGGTCAATTCTGGACGTATGAATTTAGGGGTATTGACATTAAATTTACCAAGAATTGCCATGGAAGCTGCAGGCAATCAAGAAAAATTTTGGACCTTGTTAAATGAACGTTTGGAAATTTGTAAAGATGGTTTAGTTTATCGTGTTGAGCGAGTAAAAGAAGCTACACCAAGTAATGCACCGATTCTGTATATGCACGGCGCTTTTGGAGAACGACTAACTAAAGATGAATCGGTTGATGAGCTATTTAAAAACCGTCGAGCAACGATTTCTTTAGGCTATATTGGTCTCTATGAAGTCGCTACAGCCTTTTATGGTGGCGAATGGGAACATAATCAAGAAGCAAAACAATTTACCTTAGACATCCTTAAAAACTTAAAACAACATACAGATGCTTGGTCAGATGAATATGACTATCATTTTAGTGTTTATGGCACACCAAGTGAAAGCTTAACAGATCGTTTCTGCCGCTTAGATACAGAGAAATTTGGTTTAGTTAAAGATATTACGGATAAAGAATACTATACAAATAGTTACCATTATGATGTGCGTAAAAGCCCAACGCCATTTGAAAAATTAACCTTTGAAATGGATTATCCTAAATTTGCTAGTGGTGGTTTTATTCATTATTGTGAATATCCAAATATGCGTCAAAATCCCAAAGCTTTAGAAGCTGTTTGGGATTTCGCTTATGATAAAATTGGTTATTTAGGAACAAATACACCAATTGATCATTGTTATGAATGTGATTTTGAAGGTGATTTTGAACCAACTGAACGTGGATTTGAATGTCCTCAATGTGGCAATCATGATCCCAAAACGTGTGATGTTGTGAAACGTACTTGTGGCTATCTAGGGAATCCTCAAGCTCGCCCAATGGTTCATGGTCGTCATAAAGAAATCTCTTCTCGTGTGAAACATATGAAATAA
- the rplT gene encoding 50S ribosomal protein L20, which produces MPRVKGGTVTRKRRKKILKLSKGYYGAKSKLFKVANQQVMKSYQYAYRDRRQKKRDFRKLWIARINAAARMNNMSYSVLMHGLKLAEIDINRKMLADIAVHDAAAFTALTEQAKTALGK; this is translated from the coding sequence ATGCCACGTGTTAAAGGTGGAACAGTTACCCGTAAACGCCGTAAAAAGATTTTAAAATTATCAAAAGGTTATTACGGAGCAAAAAGTAAATTATTTAAAGTAGCAAATCAACAAGTGATGAAATCTTATCAATATGCTTACAGAGATCGTCGTCAAAAGAAACGTGATTTCCGTAAATTATGGATTGCTCGTATTAACGCAGCAGCTCGTATGAATAACATGAGCTACAGTGTATTAATGCACGGTCTTAAATTAGCTGAGATTGATATTAACCGTAAAATGTTAGCTGATATCGCAGTACATGATGCAGCAGCATTCACAGCGTTAACTGAACAAGCTAAAACAGCTTTAGGTAAATAA
- the rpmI gene encoding 50S ribosomal protein L35 codes for MPKQKTHRGSAKRFKRTGGGGLKRHHAFTSHMFANKSQKQKRKLRKAGMISKGDFKRIRQQLSQMK; via the coding sequence ATGCCAAAACAAAAAACACACCGTGGTTCTGCTAAACGTTTTAAAAGAACTGGTGGCGGCGGACTAAAACGTCATCACGCTTTCACAAGCCATATGTTTGCAAATAAATCACAAAAGCAAAAACGTAAATTACGTAAAGCTGGTATGATTTCAAAAGGCGATTTCAAACGTATTCGTCAACAATTATCACAAATGAAATAA